A window from Microbacterium ginsengiterrae encodes these proteins:
- a CDS encoding class II 3-deoxy-7-phosphoheptulonate synthase: MPQQHDLDTWRDLPIKQQPSWPDAERVSDISRQIATLPPLVFAGEVDNLRDRLARAASGGAFLLQGGDCAETFAGATAEQIRNRIKTVLQMAVVLTYGASMPVVKMGRMAGQFAKPRSSDTETRGDVTLPAYRGDIVNGYDFTEGSRQADPGRLLQGYHTAASTLNLIRAFTQGGFADLREVHSWNKGFAQNPANQRYERMAAEIDRAIKFMEAAGADFDELKRVEFFTGHEGLLMDYESPMTRIDSRTDTPYNTSAHFLWIGERTRDLDGAHVDYFSKIRNPIGVKLGPTTTPETALALIDKLDPNREPGRLTFITRMGAGKIRDALPPLLEAVRDSGATPLWVTDPMHGNGITTPTGYKTRRFDDVVDEVRGFFEAHRAVGTFPGGIHVELTGDDVTECLGGSEQIDEQGLATRYESLCDPRLNHMQSLELAFLVAEELEKR, encoded by the coding sequence ATGCCACAGCAGCACGATCTCGACACCTGGCGCGATCTCCCGATCAAGCAGCAGCCCTCCTGGCCGGACGCCGAGCGCGTGTCCGACATCTCCCGCCAGATCGCCACGCTGCCGCCGCTGGTCTTCGCCGGCGAGGTCGACAACCTCCGCGACCGACTCGCCCGTGCGGCCTCGGGCGGGGCGTTCCTCCTGCAGGGCGGCGACTGTGCCGAGACGTTCGCCGGTGCGACCGCCGAACAGATCCGCAACCGCATCAAGACCGTGCTGCAGATGGCGGTCGTCCTCACCTACGGCGCATCCATGCCCGTCGTGAAGATGGGCCGCATGGCGGGACAGTTCGCCAAGCCCCGCTCCAGCGACACCGAGACCCGGGGCGACGTCACCCTCCCCGCGTACCGCGGCGACATCGTCAACGGCTACGACTTCACCGAGGGCTCGCGCCAGGCGGACCCAGGGCGCCTGCTGCAGGGGTATCACACGGCGGCGTCGACGCTGAACCTCATCCGTGCGTTCACGCAGGGCGGGTTCGCCGACCTCCGCGAGGTGCACTCCTGGAACAAGGGCTTCGCCCAGAACCCGGCCAACCAGCGCTACGAGCGCATGGCTGCCGAGATCGACCGCGCGATCAAGTTCATGGAGGCCGCCGGCGCTGACTTCGACGAGCTCAAGCGCGTCGAGTTCTTCACGGGCCATGAGGGCCTGCTGATGGACTACGAGAGCCCGATGACGCGCATCGACTCCCGGACGGACACCCCGTACAACACCTCGGCGCACTTCCTGTGGATCGGCGAGCGCACGCGCGACCTCGACGGCGCGCACGTCGACTACTTCTCGAAGATCCGCAACCCCATCGGGGTCAAGCTCGGTCCGACGACGACTCCTGAGACGGCACTCGCCCTCATCGACAAGCTCGACCCGAACCGCGAGCCGGGGCGGCTCACCTTCATCACCCGTATGGGCGCCGGAAAGATCCGCGACGCCCTCCCGCCGCTGCTCGAGGCCGTCCGCGACTCGGGCGCGACGCCGCTGTGGGTCACGGACCCCATGCACGGCAACGGCATCACCACGCCCACCGGATACAAGACGCGTCGCTTCGACGACGTCGTCGACGAGGTGCGCGGGTTCTTCGAGGCGCACCGCGCCGTCGGCACCTTCCCCGGCGGCATCCACGTCGAGCTCACCGGTGATGACGTCACCGAGTGCCTCGGCGGATCGGAGCAGATCGATGAGCAGGGACTCGCGACCCGCTACGAGAGCCTCTGCGACCCCCGCCTCAACCACATGCAGAGCCTGGAGCTGGCCTTCCTCGTCGCCGAGGAGCTCGAGAAGCGCTGA
- a CDS encoding lysophospholipid acyltransferase family protein codes for MFYWLMKYVVVGPIVKAVFRPWIVGRGNVPRNGAAILASNHLSVSDSIFLPLLIDRPMSFLAKSDYFTGRGLKGWATKNFMKATGQIPIDRSGGKASEASLNTGLQVLGRGDLLGIYPEGTRSPDGKLYRGRTGIARMALEAKVPVIPVIMVETDTAMPIGRTIPRVVRVGIVIGEPLDFSRYAGMENDRYILRSVTDEIMVALHRLGQQQYDDVYASSVKERMPRSA; via the coding sequence ATGTTCTACTGGCTGATGAAGTACGTGGTGGTCGGCCCCATCGTCAAGGCGGTCTTCCGCCCCTGGATCGTGGGGCGCGGCAACGTGCCCCGCAACGGTGCGGCGATCCTGGCGAGCAACCACCTCTCGGTCTCCGACTCCATCTTCCTTCCGCTGCTCATCGACCGGCCGATGAGCTTCCTCGCCAAGAGCGACTACTTCACCGGACGCGGCCTCAAGGGGTGGGCGACGAAGAACTTCATGAAGGCCACCGGTCAGATCCCCATCGACCGCTCAGGCGGCAAGGCGTCGGAGGCATCCCTCAACACCGGGCTCCAGGTGCTGGGACGAGGGGACCTGCTCGGTATCTACCCCGAGGGCACCCGGAGCCCCGACGGCAAGCTCTACCGCGGACGCACGGGCATCGCCCGGATGGCACTCGAGGCCAAGGTCCCTGTGATCCCCGTCATCATGGTCGAGACCGACACCGCCATGCCGATCGGCCGCACCATCCCTCGCGTCGTGCGCGTCGGCATCGTGATCGGCGAGCCGCTCGACTTCTCCCGGTACGCCGGCATGGAGAACGACAGGTACATCCTTCGTTCGGTCACGGACGAGATCATGGTAGCCCTGCACCGGCTCGGTCAGCAGCAGTACGACGACGTGTACGCATCCTCCGTCAAGGAGCGGATGCCGCGCTCCGCGTGA
- a CDS encoding AMP-binding protein, with product MVQFEVPAVVPADPEANISDLLVKRVEATPNRPLFSVPDGEGWRDITAADFQTAVIALAKGFVAAGIQPGDKVGFLARTTYEWSLIDFALFYAGAVMVPIYETSSPAQIQWIMEDSGAIALMVESADHFAKVDEVRGDLPLVREVWQMHLGAIDTLTAAGVEVEDAEIDRRRNLAVGSDIATLIYTSGSTGRPKGCVLTHSNFVELSRNSAKALNAVVETPGASTVLFITTAHVFARFISILNVHAGVRTGHQPDTKQLLPALGSFKPTFLLAVPRVFEKVYNSAEQKAESGGKGKIFRAAAAAAIEHSRLLQDGEKIPFGLKIKFALFDKLVYSKLRAAMGGNISYAVSGSAPLGARLGHFFHSLGVVILEGYGLTETTAPATVNLADKSKIGTVGPALPGVGVRLAEDGEIEVKGVNVFKEYWNNPEATAEAFDDGWFRTGDIGSFDAEGFLTVTGRKKEIIVTAGGKNVAPAALEDPIRANPIVGQVVVVGDQKPFISALVTLDPEMLPTWLGNNGLPADMSLADAAKNDAVRAEVQRAIDIANKNVSRAESIRKFTILSTEWTEASGHLTPKMSIKRNVIVSDFAGEISAIYDEPVQTTNVAIG from the coding sequence GTGGTCCAATTCGAAGTCCCCGCCGTCGTCCCCGCAGACCCCGAGGCGAACATCAGCGATCTGCTGGTGAAGCGCGTCGAGGCGACACCGAACCGCCCTCTCTTCTCCGTTCCCGACGGCGAGGGCTGGCGCGACATCACCGCCGCCGACTTCCAGACCGCGGTCATCGCACTCGCGAAGGGCTTCGTCGCCGCAGGCATCCAGCCCGGGGACAAGGTGGGATTCCTCGCCCGCACCACGTACGAGTGGTCGCTGATCGACTTCGCACTGTTCTACGCCGGCGCGGTCATGGTGCCGATCTACGAGACCAGCTCCCCCGCCCAGATCCAGTGGATCATGGAGGACTCCGGCGCGATCGCCCTGATGGTCGAATCGGCCGATCACTTCGCCAAGGTGGACGAGGTCCGCGGCGACCTTCCCCTCGTCCGCGAGGTCTGGCAGATGCACCTCGGTGCGATCGACACCCTCACCGCGGCGGGCGTCGAGGTCGAGGACGCCGAGATCGACCGTCGCCGCAACCTCGCGGTCGGCTCGGACATCGCGACGCTCATCTACACGTCCGGCTCCACCGGCCGCCCGAAGGGCTGCGTGCTCACCCACAGCAACTTCGTCGAGCTCTCCCGCAACTCCGCGAAGGCCCTCAACGCCGTCGTCGAGACGCCGGGCGCCTCCACCGTGCTGTTCATCACCACGGCTCACGTCTTCGCACGCTTCATCTCGATCCTCAACGTCCACGCGGGAGTGCGCACCGGCCACCAGCCGGACACCAAGCAGCTGCTCCCCGCGCTCGGGTCGTTCAAGCCCACCTTCCTCCTCGCCGTCCCCCGTGTCTTCGAGAAGGTCTACAACTCCGCAGAGCAGAAGGCGGAGAGCGGCGGCAAGGGCAAGATCTTCCGCGCCGCCGCCGCAGCGGCGATCGAGCACTCGAGACTCCTCCAGGACGGCGAGAAGATCCCGTTCGGGCTGAAGATCAAGTTCGCGCTGTTCGACAAGCTCGTCTACAGCAAGCTGCGCGCGGCGATGGGCGGCAACATCTCGTACGCCGTGTCGGGTTCCGCGCCGCTCGGTGCGCGCCTCGGCCACTTCTTCCACAGCCTCGGTGTCGTGATCCTCGAGGGCTACGGCCTCACAGAGACGACCGCGCCGGCCACCGTGAACCTCGCCGACAAGTCCAAGATCGGCACCGTGGGCCCCGCGCTCCCCGGCGTCGGCGTCCGCCTCGCCGAGGACGGCGAGATCGAGGTCAAGGGCGTCAACGTCTTCAAGGAATACTGGAACAACCCGGAGGCCACCGCCGAGGCGTTCGACGACGGCTGGTTCCGCACCGGCGACATCGGCAGCTTCGATGCCGAGGGCTTCCTCACCGTCACCGGCCGCAAGAAGGAGATCATCGTCACCGCCGGCGGCAAGAACGTCGCCCCTGCAGCGCTCGAGGACCCGATCCGCGCCAACCCGATCGTCGGCCAGGTCGTCGTCGTCGGAGATCAGAAGCCGTTCATCTCCGCGCTCGTGACGCTGGATCCCGAGATGCTCCCCACGTGGCTGGGCAACAACGGCCTCCCGGCGGACATGTCCCTGGCGGATGCCGCGAAGAACGACGCGGTCCGCGCCGAGGTGCAACGCGCCATCGACATCGCCAATAAGAACGTCTCGCGTGCGGAGTCGATCCGAAAGTTCACCATCCTCAGCACGGAGTGGACCGAGGCGAGCGGACACCTCACGCCGAAGATGTCGATCAAGCGCAACGTGATCGTGTCGGACTTCGCCGGTGAGATCTCCGCGATCTACGACGAGCCGGTTCAGACGACCAACGTCGCGATCGGCTGA
- a CDS encoding peptide deformylase, giving the protein MTAREIRIFGDPVLRTVCAPIDEIDDGVRSLVADLIDSVKLPGRAGVAAPQIGVAVRAFSYNIDGDVGYVLNPVLTEVRGDPVPTGEGCLSVPNLWHDALRHPWARVEGIDLDGNPVVLEGEGLLAQALQHETDHLDGKLYLSRLTPEDRKIAMRQVRESDWF; this is encoded by the coding sequence ATGACCGCTCGCGAGATCCGGATCTTCGGGGACCCCGTGCTCCGAACCGTGTGCGCTCCGATCGACGAGATCGACGACGGCGTGCGGTCCCTCGTGGCCGACCTCATCGACAGCGTGAAACTGCCAGGTCGGGCGGGCGTCGCCGCGCCGCAGATCGGCGTGGCGGTGCGCGCGTTCAGCTACAACATCGACGGTGACGTCGGCTACGTGCTCAATCCCGTGCTGACCGAGGTGCGCGGAGATCCCGTGCCGACGGGGGAGGGATGCCTGTCCGTCCCGAATCTGTGGCACGACGCCCTTCGTCACCCCTGGGCCCGCGTCGAGGGCATCGATCTCGACGGCAATCCCGTCGTCCTCGAGGGGGAGGGGCTGCTCGCCCAGGCCCTCCAGCACGAGACGGATCATCTCGACGGCAAGCTGTATCTGTCGCGTCTGACACCGGAGGATCGCAAGATCGCGATGCGCCAGGTACGCGAGAGCGACTGGTTCTGA
- a CDS encoding MinD/ParA family protein: MTSKNNRDDAEGDDLGVLDESASLDTTSLGVLGQTAQVAVVMPGRDEDDDLTEDAVVDGEIPAASFEILLESGKNLVVEPSQSDAEEPEDVAHVEEPEDADGTEQQDAAEDDSAAVDADVVDDAEPIVESAPVVPAAPAAKAEPAEPAAKAEPAKPAVKAEPAKPAVKAEPAKSAVKTEPATPAVKAEPAAKAEPAVKAEPVAKTDAAVPAQAIAKKPAAPAAEQTASAASAPAASASTPDRPAELTLASKRLDDQRGQSSRETADLLTADRLLTPSPLTKPEPEGTWSHLLYTVSGRRINIGDGRKARERKALTARIASPLGGSARFVPILSRKGGVGKTTITALLGMALADAREDRVIAVDANPDRGTLADRIVRSQSGKSVRDLVRIHDEVKGYHDISAIVARDSTRLDVLASDTDPRIADAFSDEDYRNVADVAAHYYSLVLTDTGTGIVHSVMDATLDLADQIVIVSGLSVDEARLASETLTWLEANGHEDKVRNAVIVLNQSTPGSPLVRLNELEAHFKTRAKNVVRMPYDPQIAGGGAIVFANLQPETRTAARELAALLIEGLRARSA; encoded by the coding sequence GTGACATCGAAGAACAATCGCGACGACGCCGAGGGCGACGACCTCGGCGTCCTCGACGAATCCGCCTCCCTCGACACGACCTCGTTGGGCGTGCTCGGGCAGACGGCGCAGGTGGCCGTGGTGATGCCCGGGCGCGACGAGGACGACGACCTGACGGAGGATGCCGTCGTCGACGGTGAGATCCCGGCGGCGAGCTTCGAGATCCTGCTCGAGAGCGGTAAGAACCTCGTCGTGGAGCCGTCGCAGTCGGACGCAGAGGAACCAGAGGACGTCGCGCACGTCGAGGAACCAGAGGATGCCGACGGCACCGAGCAGCAGGATGCTGCGGAGGACGACAGCGCCGCGGTCGATGCGGATGTCGTGGACGACGCCGAACCCATCGTGGAGTCCGCTCCAGTCGTGCCCGCCGCACCCGCGGCCAAGGCCGAGCCGGCGGAACCCGCCGCGAAGGCCGAGCCTGCCAAGCCTGCGGTGAAGGCCGAGCCTGCGAAGCCTGCGGTGAAGGCCGAGCCCGCGAAGTCCGCCGTGAAGACGGAGCCTGCCACGCCGGCCGTGAAGGCTGAGCCGGCCGCGAAGGCTGAGCCCGCCGTGAAGGCCGAACCCGTCGCGAAGACCGACGCCGCCGTGCCGGCCCAGGCGATCGCGAAGAAACCGGCGGCGCCGGCTGCGGAGCAGACAGCATCCGCAGCATCCGCACCCGCCGCATCCGCGAGCACGCCCGATCGCCCGGCCGAACTGACGCTCGCGTCGAAGCGACTGGACGACCAGCGCGGCCAGTCCTCCAGGGAGACCGCCGATCTGCTCACGGCCGATCGCCTGCTCACCCCGAGCCCGCTGACCAAGCCGGAGCCGGAGGGCACCTGGAGTCACCTGCTCTACACGGTCTCCGGACGCCGCATCAACATCGGCGACGGCCGCAAGGCACGGGAGCGCAAGGCGCTCACCGCGCGGATCGCCAGCCCGCTGGGTGGGAGCGCGCGCTTCGTGCCGATCCTGTCGCGCAAGGGTGGCGTCGGCAAGACCACCATCACCGCGCTGCTCGGAATGGCCCTCGCGGACGCCCGTGAGGACCGCGTGATCGCCGTCGACGCGAACCCCGACCGCGGGACGCTCGCCGACCGCATCGTCCGTTCGCAATCGGGCAAGTCGGTGCGGGACCTCGTGCGCATCCACGACGAGGTGAAGGGCTATCACGACATCTCCGCGATCGTGGCGCGCGATTCCACGCGCCTCGACGTGCTGGCATCCGACACCGATCCGCGCATCGCCGACGCGTTCAGCGATGAGGACTACCGCAACGTCGCCGATGTCGCGGCGCACTACTACTCCCTCGTGCTCACCGACACCGGCACCGGCATCGTGCACTCCGTGATGGATGCGACGCTGGATCTCGCCGATCAGATCGTCATCGTCTCCGGACTCAGCGTCGACGAGGCGCGGCTGGCATCCGAGACCCTCACGTGGCTGGAGGCGAACGGTCACGAGGACAAGGTGCGCAACGCCGTCATCGTCCTCAACCAGTCCACCCCCGGCAGCCCGCTCGTGCGCCTCAACGAGCTGGAGGCGCACTTCAAGACCCGCGCGAAGAACGTCGTGCGGATGCCGTACGACCCGCAGATCGCGGGAGGCGGTGCGATCGTCTTCGCCAACCTGCAACCCGAGACGCGCACCGCGGCTCGCGAGCTCGCTGCGCTCCTCATCGAGGGCCTTCGGGCGAGGTCCGCCTGA
- a CDS encoding pyruvate carboxylase, with protein sequence MFQKILVANRGEIAIRAFRAAFEVGARTVAVFPYEDRGSQHRLKADEAYEIGERGHPVRAYLDVDEIIRVARESGADAIYPGYGFLSENPELAEKAAANGIVFIGPPSKVLEMAGNKVEAKRHAISAGVPVLRSTEASADVDDLVAQADEIGFPLFAKAVAGGGGRGMRRVESKAELAPALAEAMREAESAFGDPRMFLEQAVIRPRHIEVQILADKSGETVHLFERDCSVQRRHQKVVEIAPAPNLDDSIRSALHGYAIAFARSIGYENAGTVEFLLETAGERAGEVVFIEMNPRIQVEHTVTEEVTDVDLVQTQMRIASGETLAELGLQQENIHLRGAALQCRITTEDPTQGFRPDTGKITTYRSPGGAGIRLDGGTVHQGAQISPHFDSMLSKLTCRGRDFPAAVGRARRALAEFRIRGVSTNIPFLQALLDDDAFVAGDVSTSFIDERPDLLQGRVSKDRGTKLLNWLVDVTVNKPNGEHPGAIDPISKLPQIDLTAEPAPGSRQRLQELGPDGFARSLREQKPLAITDTTFRDAHQSLLATRVRTRDLVAAAPYLARLTPGLLSVEAWGGATYDVALRFLGEDPWERLDKLRAALPNINIQMLLRGRNTVGYTPYPTAVTDAFVNEAAASGVDIFRIFDALNDITQMRPAIDAVRATGTSVAEVALCYTGDLLDPAEDLYTLDYYLRLAEQIVDAGAHILAIKDMAGLLRPAAAAKLVTALRERFDLPVHLHTHDTPGGQLATLLAASAAGVDAVDAASAPLSGTTSQPSLSSLVAALAHTERDSGIDLGGVSDLEPYWEAVRNQYAPFESGLPGPTGRVYHHEIPGGQLSNLRQQAKALGLAGDFELIEDMYAAADRILGRVPKVTPSSKVVGDLALHLAAVKADPADFEANPEKYDVPDSVVSFMAGELGDLPGGWPEPFRSKVLAGRQVRPGLTEISADDEKALAGSRTERRDRLNTLLFPAPTREFAQQRELFGDLSVLDTADYLYGLVQGQEHLVEIDRGVQLYVGLEAIGEADERGMRTVMTTLNGQLRPVFVRDRSVAVDAHEVEKADTSKPGQVAAPFSGVVTLKVEVGASVRAGEPVASIEAMKMEAAITAPVGGVVERLAIGGTQQVDAGDLLVVITPEK encoded by the coding sequence ATGTTCCAGAAGATCCTTGTGGCCAATCGCGGCGAGATCGCGATTCGTGCTTTCCGAGCGGCGTTCGAGGTGGGAGCGCGCACTGTCGCGGTCTTCCCGTATGAGGACCGCGGCTCGCAGCATCGGCTGAAGGCCGATGAGGCGTATGAGATCGGCGAGCGCGGTCACCCTGTCAGGGCCTACCTCGACGTCGACGAGATCATCCGAGTCGCTCGCGAGTCGGGCGCCGATGCGATCTACCCCGGCTACGGGTTCCTGTCCGAGAACCCCGAGCTGGCCGAGAAGGCCGCGGCGAACGGCATCGTGTTCATCGGGCCGCCGTCGAAGGTCCTCGAGATGGCGGGCAACAAGGTCGAGGCGAAGCGTCACGCGATCTCCGCCGGCGTCCCCGTCCTCCGGTCCACCGAGGCATCCGCCGACGTCGACGATCTCGTGGCTCAGGCCGATGAGATCGGATTCCCGCTCTTCGCGAAAGCCGTCGCCGGCGGTGGCGGTCGCGGGATGCGGCGGGTGGAGTCGAAGGCCGAGCTCGCCCCCGCCCTCGCCGAGGCGATGCGCGAAGCGGAGAGCGCATTCGGGGACCCTCGGATGTTCCTCGAGCAGGCGGTCATCCGGCCGCGTCACATCGAGGTGCAGATCCTGGCCGACAAGTCCGGCGAGACGGTCCACCTCTTCGAACGTGACTGCTCGGTCCAGCGTCGCCACCAGAAGGTGGTCGAGATCGCGCCGGCCCCGAACCTCGACGACAGCATCCGTTCGGCTCTGCACGGATACGCGATCGCCTTCGCCCGTTCCATCGGATACGAGAACGCGGGCACCGTGGAGTTCCTGCTGGAGACAGCGGGGGAGCGCGCCGGTGAAGTCGTCTTCATCGAGATGAACCCGCGCATCCAGGTCGAACACACCGTGACCGAGGAGGTCACCGACGTCGACCTCGTCCAGACCCAGATGCGCATCGCATCGGGGGAGACGCTCGCCGAGCTCGGCCTCCAGCAGGAGAACATCCACCTTCGTGGTGCGGCGCTGCAGTGCCGCATCACGACCGAGGACCCCACCCAGGGCTTCCGCCCCGACACGGGCAAGATCACCACCTACCGCTCACCGGGTGGTGCCGGCATCCGCCTCGACGGTGGAACGGTGCACCAGGGGGCGCAGATCAGCCCGCACTTCGACTCCATGCTGTCCAAGCTGACCTGCCGCGGACGCGACTTCCCCGCTGCCGTCGGCCGCGCACGGCGCGCGCTGGCCGAGTTCCGGATCCGTGGCGTCTCGACGAACATCCCCTTCCTGCAGGCGCTGCTCGATGACGACGCCTTCGTCGCCGGGGACGTCAGCACCTCCTTCATCGACGAGCGTCCTGACCTGTTGCAGGGGCGCGTGTCGAAGGACCGCGGGACGAAGCTGCTCAACTGGCTCGTCGATGTCACGGTCAACAAGCCCAACGGAGAGCACCCTGGGGCGATCGACCCGATCTCCAAGCTGCCGCAGATCGACCTCACCGCGGAGCCGGCGCCCGGATCTCGCCAGCGTCTGCAGGAGTTGGGCCCCGACGGGTTCGCGCGCAGCCTCCGCGAGCAGAAGCCCCTGGCGATCACGGACACGACGTTCCGGGACGCGCATCAGTCGCTGCTGGCGACGCGGGTCCGAACCCGCGACCTCGTCGCCGCGGCTCCCTACCTCGCCCGCCTGACGCCCGGCCTCCTCTCCGTCGAGGCATGGGGCGGGGCGACCTACGACGTCGCCCTGCGATTCCTCGGTGAGGACCCGTGGGAGCGGCTCGACAAGCTGCGTGCGGCGCTGCCGAACATCAACATCCAGATGCTGCTGCGGGGGCGCAACACCGTCGGATACACCCCGTATCCGACGGCGGTCACCGATGCGTTCGTGAACGAGGCCGCCGCCAGCGGCGTCGACATCTTCCGCATCTTCGACGCGCTCAACGACATCACGCAGATGCGCCCCGCGATCGACGCCGTCCGCGCGACGGGCACCTCGGTCGCCGAGGTCGCCCTCTGCTACACGGGCGACCTGCTCGATCCCGCCGAGGACCTGTACACGCTGGACTACTACCTGCGTCTGGCCGAGCAGATCGTCGACGCGGGCGCTCACATCCTCGCGATCAAGGACATGGCGGGTCTGTTGCGGCCCGCCGCCGCCGCGAAGCTCGTCACGGCCCTGCGCGAGCGGTTTGACCTTCCGGTCCACCTGCACACGCATGACACCCCGGGCGGCCAGCTGGCGACCCTGCTCGCGGCGAGTGCCGCAGGCGTCGACGCCGTGGATGCGGCATCCGCGCCGTTGTCCGGCACGACGAGCCAGCCGTCCCTCTCCTCGCTCGTGGCAGCGCTCGCGCACACCGAGCGCGACAGCGGCATCGACCTCGGAGGAGTCTCCGACCTCGAGCCGTACTGGGAGGCCGTGCGCAACCAGTACGCGCCGTTCGAATCCGGGCTTCCCGGTCCCACGGGCCGTGTCTACCATCACGAGATCCCCGGCGGTCAGCTGTCGAACCTGCGTCAGCAGGCGAAGGCGCTCGGGCTCGCCGGCGACTTCGAACTCATCGAGGACATGTACGCTGCGGCGGATCGCATTCTCGGGCGGGTGCCGAAGGTGACGCCGTCGTCCAAGGTCGTCGGCGACCTCGCCCTGCATCTGGCAGCGGTGAAGGCGGATCCGGCGGACTTCGAGGCGAACCCGGAGAAGTACGACGTGCCCGACTCCGTGGTGAGCTTCATGGCGGGGGAGCTCGGCGATCTGCCGGGGGGATGGCCGGAGCCGTTCCGGTCGAAGGTGCTGGCCGGGCGTCAGGTGCGCCCAGGACTCACCGAGATCTCCGCGGACGACGAGAAGGCTCTCGCCGGATCCCGCACGGAGCGGCGCGACCGCCTGAACACCCTGCTGTTCCCCGCTCCGACGCGGGAGTTCGCTCAGCAGCGCGAACTGTTCGGTGACCTTTCGGTTCTCGACACGGCCGACTACCTCTACGGACTCGTGCAGGGTCAGGAGCACCTCGTCGAGATCGATCGCGGCGTGCAGCTCTACGTCGGGCTGGAGGCGATCGGTGAGGCGGACGAGCGCGGCATGCGCACGGTCATGACCACGCTGAACGGGCAGCTCCGGCCGGTGTTCGTGCGTGATCGCTCGGTCGCTGTGGATGCGCACGAGGTCGAGAAGGCCGACACGTCCAAGCCCGGTCAGGTGGCTGCGCCGTTCTCCGGTGTCGTCACCCTCAAGGTCGAGGTCGGGGCCTCCGTCCGCGCCGGCGAACCGGTCGCGTCCATCGAGGCGATGAAGATGGAAGCGGCCATCACAGCGCCGGTCGGCGGCGTCGTCGAGCGCCTGGCGATCGGTGGCACGCAGCAGGTCGACGCCGGAGACCTTTTGGTCGTGATCACTCCGGAGAAGTAA